Proteins encoded within one genomic window of Burkholderiaceae bacterium:
- a CDS encoding Polymer-forming bactofilin encodes MGGLNTVQSVSPTTSQGTSTSHAPATAARVPEGGSKLTVGPNIKLKGVEITDCDTLVVEGLVEATMDSRVMQIAEQGAFKGSAEIDIAEIRGQFDGNLTVRQKLVIYATGKVTGKIRYGKVVIEEGGRLSGEVEFSADMASKSSAKSPLQVAA; translated from the coding sequence GTGGGCGGTTTGAACACGGTGCAAAGCGTTTCGCCGACCACTTCGCAAGGCACGAGCACCTCGCATGCGCCGGCCACCGCGGCCCGCGTGCCGGAAGGCGGCAGCAAGCTCACGGTCGGGCCGAACATCAAACTCAAGGGGGTGGAGATCACCGACTGCGACACGCTGGTGGTCGAGGGTCTGGTCGAAGCCACGATGGACTCGCGCGTGATGCAGATCGCGGAGCAGGGCGCATTCAAGGGTTCGGCCGAGATCGACATCGCCGAGATCCGCGGCCAGTTCGACGGCAACCTGACGGTGCGCCAGAAGCTCGTGATCTACGCCACCGGCAAGGTCACCGGCAAGATCCGCTACGGCAAGGTGGTGATCGAAGAGGGCGGCCGCCTGTCGGGCGAGGTCGAGTTCAGCGCCGACATGGCGTCGAAGTCGTCCGCAAAGTCGCCGCTGCAGGTCGCGGCCTGA
- a CDS encoding Dihydroorotate dehydrogenase (quinone), with protein sequence MPLIPYALARPFLFGLDAEAAHELTLRSLEHTQGTPLEWAYCNGRIDDPVELAGLCFPNRVGLAAGLDKNARCIDGFAAMGFGFIEVGTVTPKAQPGNPKPRLFRLPRAQALINRLGFNNEGLDAFIANVQRSRLRREPASNAAGPRIVLGLNIGKNAATPIEHAGDDYRAALDGVYPHADYVTVNISSPNTQGLRTLQGDAALAALLELLTERREVLAQQHGRQVPLFVKIAPDLGALEVDILAARLQRHRIDGVIATNTTTSRSAVLGLAHADEAGGLSGAPVFDLSNRVIRRLRTALGKDFPIIGVGGIMSASDARAKIEAGADLVQIYTGLIYQGPELVRQAALAIREKK encoded by the coding sequence ATGCCATTGATCCCCTACGCCCTGGCCCGCCCGTTCCTGTTCGGGCTCGACGCCGAAGCCGCGCACGAACTGACGCTGCGCAGCCTGGAACACACGCAGGGCACGCCGCTGGAATGGGCGTATTGCAACGGCCGCATCGACGATCCGGTCGAACTCGCCGGCCTGTGCTTTCCGAACCGGGTCGGCCTCGCGGCGGGCCTGGACAAGAACGCGCGCTGCATCGACGGATTTGCCGCGATGGGCTTCGGCTTCATCGAGGTCGGCACCGTCACGCCAAAGGCGCAGCCCGGCAACCCGAAGCCGCGCCTGTTTCGGCTGCCGCGCGCGCAGGCGCTGATCAACCGGCTCGGGTTCAACAACGAAGGGCTGGATGCCTTCATCGCGAACGTGCAACGCTCGCGGCTGCGCCGCGAGCCCGCATCGAACGCCGCCGGACCGCGCATCGTGCTCGGCCTGAACATCGGCAAGAACGCGGCGACGCCGATCGAGCATGCCGGCGACGACTACCGCGCCGCGCTCGACGGCGTCTATCCGCACGCCGACTACGTGACGGTGAACATCTCGAGCCCGAACACGCAGGGTCTGCGCACGCTGCAGGGCGATGCGGCGCTGGCCGCGCTGCTCGAGTTGCTGACCGAGCGCCGCGAGGTGTTGGCGCAGCAGCACGGCCGACAGGTGCCGCTGTTCGTCAAGATCGCGCCGGATCTTGGGGCACTCGAAGTGGACATCCTCGCCGCCAGGCTGCAACGGCATCGCATCGACGGCGTGATCGCGACCAATACCACGACCAGCCGCAGCGCCGTACTGGGCCTCGCGCATGCCGACGAGGCCGGCGGCCTGTCCGGCGCGCCGGTGTTCGACCTGAGCAACCGCGTGATCCGTCGGCTGCGCACGGCGCTGGGCAAGGATTTCCCGATCATCGGGGTCGGCGGCATCATGAGCGCCAGCGATGCGCGCGCAAAGATAGAAGCCGGCGCCGATCTGGTGCAGATCTACACCGGCCTGATCTACCAGGGGCCGGAACTCGTGCGCCAGGCGGCGCTGGCGATCCGCGAAAAGAAATAG
- a CDS encoding Ribose-5-phosphate isomerase A: protein MPMTQDELKTLVGRAALQYVVQGELVGVGTGSTVDKFIDALAAIKDSIRGAVSSSEASSARLRGHGIAVFDSNEVDELPVYIDGADEIDASGCMIKGGGAALTREKIVAAQARRFVCIADASKQVEVLGRFPLPVEVIPMATRRIVRQFAALGGDARLRMRGGQPVVTDNGQHLLDVSGLVIGDPPAFESEVNQWPGVVTVGVFAQQKANLCLLGTPAGVRTLNFL, encoded by the coding sequence ATGCCGATGACCCAAGACGAACTGAAGACCCTGGTCGGCCGCGCCGCGCTGCAGTACGTGGTGCAGGGGGAACTGGTCGGCGTCGGCACCGGCTCGACGGTCGACAAGTTCATCGACGCGCTCGCGGCGATCAAGGATTCGATCCGCGGCGCGGTCTCGAGCTCGGAAGCGTCGAGCGCGCGGCTGCGCGGCCACGGCATCGCGGTGTTCGACAGCAACGAGGTCGACGAACTGCCGGTCTACATCGACGGCGCCGACGAAATCGACGCCAGCGGCTGCATGATCAAGGGCGGCGGCGCCGCGCTGACGCGCGAGAAGATCGTCGCGGCGCAGGCACGCCGCTTCGTCTGCATCGCCGACGCGTCGAAGCAGGTCGAGGTACTGGGCCGCTTTCCGCTGCCGGTCGAGGTGATTCCGATGGCGACCCGGCGCATCGTGCGCCAGTTCGCCGCACTCGGCGGCGATGCACGGCTGCGGATGCGTGGCGGCCAGCCGGTCGTGACCGACAACGGCCAGCATCTGCTGGACGTCAGCGGCCTTGTCATCGGCGATCCGCCGGCGTTCGAATCCGAAGTGAATCAATGGCCGGGCGTGGTGACCGTCGGCGTGTTCGCGCAGCAGAAGGCGAATCTGTGCCTGCTCGGCACGCCGGCGGGCGTCAGAACGCTGAATTTTTTATAG
- a CDS encoding Oligopeptidase A yields the protein MQGMTTAAPPVSSAAPSSVPSAAQPDDNPLLDFTDLPLFDRIAPEHVAPALDRLLADADAALESVTQPDFPANWTEIARVLDVATERLGRAFGAVGHLNAVADTPALRAAYNDALPRVTAFWTRLGADERLYAKYKAIAAASLNAEQRQAHAHALRDFVLSGAELQGAAKQRFADIQARLAELSQKFSENVLDATDDFAYYAREDELDGVPGDVKQTARADARGQGKDGFKLTLKMPCYLPVMQFAHDHLLRAALYRAYATRASDQSEGDARRFDNSALIRETLQLRREEAHLLGYASFGALSLVPKMAQSPKQVIDFLRELARRARPYAERDVADMRAFAREQLALADPQAWDWPYIAERLKEARYAFSEQEVRQYFPAPKVLAGLFDITQTLFAVRIRRDAAPVWNPDVEFYRIERDQPQGGMQLVGRFYLDPTARSGKRGGAWMDDMRSRWLRPDDGTLQTPVAQLVCNFSQGTDGKPALLTHDEVTTLFHEFGHGLHHMLTRIDEHDVSGISGVEWDAVELPSQFMENFCWEWEVLQQMTAHADTGAPLPRTLFDKMRAARNFQSGLQTLRQVEYALFDMLLHTEHDPSQDLQPLLDRVRAEVAVLTPPPWNRAMHSFSHIFAGGYAAGYYSYKWAEVLSADAYAGFEEAPGPQGVLNPAVGRRYLQQILEVGGSRPAIESFKAFRGREPRLDALLRHQGMDGDNLPAEQTA from the coding sequence ATGCAGGGCATGACCACCGCTGCACCCCCCGTTTCATCCGCTGCTCCGTCTTCCGTTCCGTCCGCGGCGCAGCCGGACGACAACCCGCTGCTCGATTTCACCGACCTGCCGTTGTTCGACCGCATCGCGCCCGAGCATGTCGCGCCGGCGCTCGATCGCCTCTTGGCCGACGCCGACGCGGCGCTGGAAAGCGTGACGCAGCCGGACTTTCCGGCGAACTGGACCGAAATCGCCCGGGTGCTCGACGTCGCGACCGAGCGCCTGGGACGCGCCTTTGGCGCGGTAGGCCATCTGAACGCGGTCGCCGACACCCCGGCGCTGCGCGCGGCCTACAACGACGCCCTGCCCCGGGTCACCGCGTTCTGGACCCGGCTCGGCGCCGACGAGCGCCTGTACGCGAAATACAAGGCGATAGCCGCCGCGTCGCTGAATGCCGAGCAGCGCCAGGCGCACGCCCATGCGCTGCGCGACTTCGTGCTGTCCGGCGCCGAACTGCAGGGCGCGGCCAAGCAGCGCTTTGCCGACATCCAGGCCCGGCTCGCCGAGCTGTCGCAGAAGTTCAGCGAGAACGTGCTCGACGCGACCGACGACTTTGCCTACTACGCGCGCGAGGACGAACTGGACGGCGTGCCGGGCGACGTGAAGCAGACCGCGCGCGCCGACGCTAGAGGCCAGGGCAAGGACGGATTCAAGCTGACGCTGAAGATGCCCTGCTATCTGCCGGTGATGCAGTTCGCGCACGACCACCTACTGCGCGCCGCGCTGTACCGCGCCTATGCGACGCGCGCCTCCGACCAGTCCGAAGGCGACGCGCGCCGCTTCGACAATTCCGCGCTGATCCGCGAAACGCTGCAGTTGCGGCGCGAGGAGGCGCATCTGCTCGGTTACGCCAGCTTCGGCGCGCTCTCGCTGGTGCCGAAGATGGCGCAGTCACCAAAGCAGGTCATCGATTTCCTGCGCGAACTGGCGCGGCGCGCCCGGCCCTATGCCGAGCGCGACGTGGCCGACATGCGGGCGTTCGCGCGCGAGCAGCTGGCCCTGGCCGACCCGCAGGCCTGGGACTGGCCGTACATCGCCGAGCGGCTGAAGGAGGCGCGCTACGCGTTCAGCGAGCAGGAGGTGCGGCAGTACTTTCCGGCGCCCAAGGTGCTGGCCGGGCTGTTCGACATCACCCAGACGCTGTTCGCGGTCCGTATCCGGCGCGATGCGGCGCCGGTCTGGAACCCCGACGTAGAGTTTTATCGCATCGAACGCGATCAGCCGCAAGGCGGCATGCAACTCGTTGGCCGCTTCTACCTGGATCCGACAGCGCGCAGCGGCAAACGCGGCGGCGCCTGGATGGACGACATGCGCTCGCGCTGGCTGCGACCGGACGACGGCACGCTGCAGACACCGGTCGCGCAGCTGGTCTGCAATTTTTCGCAAGGGACCGACGGCAAGCCGGCGCTGCTGACGCACGACGAGGTGACGACGCTGTTCCACGAGTTCGGCCACGGCCTGCACCACATGCTGACCCGCATCGACGAGCACGACGTGTCGGGCATCAGCGGCGTCGAATGGGACGCGGTGGAACTGCCGAGCCAGTTCATGGAGAACTTCTGCTGGGAGTGGGAGGTGCTGCAGCAGATGACCGCGCACGCCGACACCGGCGCGCCGCTGCCGCGCACGCTGTTCGACAAGATGCGTGCCGCCCGCAACTTCCAGAGCGGACTGCAGACGCTGCGCCAGGTCGAGTACGCGCTGTTCGACATGCTGCTGCACACCGAGCACGACCCTTCGCAGGACTTGCAGCCGCTGCTGGACCGGGTGCGCGCCGAGGTCGCGGTACTGACCCCCCCGCCGTGGAACCGGGCCATGCACAGCTTCAGCCACATCTTCGCCGGCGGCTACGCGGCCGGCTACTACAGCTACAAATGGGCCGAGGTGCTGAGCGCCGACGCGTATGCGGGGTTCGAGGAGGCGCCTGGACCGCAAGGCGTGCTGAATCCGGCCGTCGGCCGGCGCTACCTGCAGCAGATCCTCGAAGTCGGCGGCAGCCGCCCCGCGATCGAATCGTTCAAGGCGTTCCGCGGCCGCGAACCCCGGCTGGACGCGCTGCTTCGGCATCAGGGCATGGACGGTGATAATCTGCCCGCGGAGCAAACGGCATGA
- a CDS encoding methenyltetrahydrofolate cyclohydrolase / methylenetetrahydrofolate dehydrogenase (NADP+), giving the protein MTAQLIDGNAIAAQIRAEVAHRTAALQARGITPRLAIVLVGDDPASQVYVKHKVNDSAQTGLVADLERYPATLPEAELLARIRALNADPAVHGILVQLPLPPQMDAHRVIETISPAKDVDGFHVANAGALMVGRPGFLPCTPYGCMKMLEHIGCELRGKHAVVIGRSNIVGKPMAMLLLQKNATVTICHSATRDLTAITRQADVIVAAVGRTSLVTAGMVKPGAVVIDVGMNRDAEGKLCGDVDFAGVREVAGWITPVPGGVGPMTRAMLLVNTLEAAEQAAARTAPA; this is encoded by the coding sequence ATGACCGCCCAATTGATCGACGGCAACGCGATTGCCGCTCAAATCCGCGCCGAGGTTGCGCACCGCACCGCCGCGCTGCAAGCGCGCGGCATCACCCCGCGGCTGGCGATCGTGCTGGTCGGCGACGACCCGGCGAGCCAGGTCTATGTCAAGCACAAGGTAAACGACAGCGCGCAGACCGGGCTCGTCGCCGATCTAGAGCGCTACCCAGCGACGCTGCCCGAGGCCGAACTGCTTGCGCGCATCCGCGCGCTGAACGCGGACCCCGCGGTGCACGGCATCCTGGTGCAGCTGCCGCTGCCGCCGCAGATGGACGCGCACCGGGTGATCGAAACCATCTCGCCGGCGAAGGACGTGGACGGCTTTCACGTGGCGAACGCCGGCGCGCTGATGGTGGGCCGGCCCGGTTTTCTGCCGTGCACGCCGTACGGCTGCATGAAGATGCTCGAACACATCGGCTGCGAGCTGCGCGGAAAGCACGCGGTGGTGATCGGTCGCAGCAACATCGTCGGCAAGCCGATGGCCATGCTGCTGCTGCAGAAGAACGCGACCGTCACGATCTGCCACAGCGCCACGCGCGACCTGACAGCGATCACGCGGCAGGCCGACGTGATCGTCGCCGCGGTCGGCCGTACGAGCCTGGTCACGGCCGGCATGGTCAAGCCCGGCGCGGTGGTGATCGACGTCGGCATGAACCGCGACGCCGAGGGCAAGCTCTGCGGCGACGTCGACTTCGCCGGCGTGCGCGAAGTCGCGGGCTGGATCACGCCGGTCCCCGGCGGCGTCGGCCCGATGACGCGCGCGATGCTGCTGGTCAACACGCTCGAAGCGGCGGAGCAGGCCGCTGCACGGACCGCGCCGGCTTGA
- a CDS encoding Two-component transcriptional response regulator, LuxR family gives MSLIPKKGTVYVVDDDEAVRDSLQWLLEGKDYRVRCFESAEQFLGRYDPREVACLIADIRMGGMTGMDLQDRLLERQSPLPVVFITGHGDVPMAVSTMKKGAMDFIQKPFKEQELLNLVERMLETARSTFNDHQQAASRDALLAKLTSREAQVLERIVAGRLNKQIADDLGISIKTVEAHRANIMEKLGANTVADLLKIALGQATAKI, from the coding sequence ATGAGTCTGATTCCGAAAAAGGGAACCGTTTACGTGGTCGACGACGACGAGGCAGTGCGTGATTCGCTGCAATGGCTGCTCGAGGGCAAGGACTACCGGGTCCGTTGCTTCGAATCGGCGGAACAGTTCCTCGGCCGTTACGATCCGCGCGAGGTCGCGTGCCTGATCGCCGACATCCGCATGGGCGGCATGACCGGCATGGACCTGCAGGACCGCCTGCTCGAGCGCCAGTCGCCGCTGCCGGTGGTGTTCATCACTGGCCATGGCGACGTGCCGATGGCGGTTTCGACGATGAAGAAGGGCGCGATGGATTTCATCCAGAAGCCGTTCAAGGAGCAGGAACTGCTGAACCTGGTCGAGCGCATGCTCGAAACCGCGCGCAGCACTTTCAACGACCACCAGCAGGCGGCGAGCCGCGACGCGCTGCTGGCCAAGCTGACCTCGCGTGAGGCGCAAGTGCTGGAGCGCATCGTCGCCGGTCGCCTGAACAAGCAGATCGCCGACGACCTGGGGATCAGCATCAAGACCGTGGAAGCGCACCGTGCCAACATCATGGAAAAGCTCGGTGCGAACACTGTCGCCGACCTGCTGAAGATCGCGCTCGGGCAGGCCACCGCGAAGATCTGA
- a CDS encoding putative two-component transmembrane sensor histidine kinase transcription regulator protein, translated as MIELPSPERPPRAASLRARIASWRHGWLGWWRRQSPARQDRLAILAPLAAVLLFLAAIVTAFWYLQVEEMDREQEAVKRDVEYAQQRLRLRLLERQEQLMRLARDVSNQDVDAQEFTARAESLEAQYPELLAITWINARRRIVASQSAPSVPAAQQRVAGQILRVGDTENSYSLARELQQPVYAQPRAQHDRVALLQLHVPLADGGRFAGVVLGEYSLDGLVRYGVPPDVLAKYAVTLLDDHDHVLAGNTVPTRKPGPRLLPWSTPPNAYEVPVSPVGNGLVIRAQAYRTSTGIVGSGLFWLVCTLSVLTAWMLIATWRHTRRRVQAQQALVSETNFRRAMENSMLTGMRALDMRGRITYVNAAFCQMTGWNDADLVGRNAPFPYWPEADLESLAARLDDEINGRTIPGGFQVRVKRSDGSLFDARMYTSPLIDARGQQTGWMTSMTDITEPNRIRDQLAASYERFTTVLEALDASVSVAPLGSKELLFANKLYRFWFGSNTVGHLQLLAQAGAVAASHSGGDDAEDDVDMYMGLPTETLTAGQPGHSEVLLPELGRWLEVRSRYLTWVDGRLAQLVIATDITARRHAEEQAASQAERAQTASRLITMGEMASSVAHELNQPLTAINNYCNGMISRLNAQQISDDELLAALDKTARQAQRAGQVIQRIRSFVKRSEPNRTLADVGVLVNESVELAGIELRRRNVRLNHYVAARLPRILVDPILIEQVLVNLLKNAAESIETSERPAAQRSVELRVVPRDRDAQPVIEFSVLDSGKGLTPEVMERLYEAFFSTKPEGMGIGLSLCRSIVESHQGRMQAENIYNGDEITGCRFSFWLPLTGPDESTSDSIATAPSAKVAA; from the coding sequence ATGATTGAACTTCCGTCGCCGGAACGGCCGCCACGGGCGGCCTCGCTGCGTGCGCGGATCGCGTCGTGGCGCCACGGCTGGCTCGGCTGGTGGCGGCGCCAGAGCCCGGCGCGGCAGGATCGGCTCGCGATCCTCGCGCCGCTGGCCGCGGTGTTGCTGTTCCTGGCAGCGATCGTCACCGCGTTCTGGTACCTGCAGGTCGAGGAAATGGACCGCGAACAGGAAGCGGTCAAGCGCGATGTCGAATACGCACAGCAGCGCCTGCGGCTGCGCCTGCTCGAACGCCAGGAGCAGTTGATGCGGCTCGCGCGCGACGTGTCGAACCAGGACGTCGACGCGCAGGAGTTCACCGCGCGCGCCGAGTCGCTCGAGGCGCAGTACCCGGAACTGCTCGCGATCACCTGGATCAACGCAAGGCGCCGCATCGTCGCAAGCCAGTCGGCGCCCAGCGTGCCGGCGGCGCAGCAGCGCGTCGCCGGCCAGATCCTGCGCGTCGGCGACACCGAGAACAGCTACAGCCTGGCGCGCGAGCTGCAGCAGCCGGTCTATGCGCAGCCGCGGGCACAGCACGACCGCGTCGCGCTGCTGCAGTTGCACGTTCCGCTCGCCGACGGCGGCCGCTTCGCTGGCGTCGTGCTGGGCGAGTATTCGCTCGACGGCCTGGTGCGCTACGGCGTGCCGCCCGACGTGCTCGCCAAGTACGCGGTCACGCTGCTCGACGACCACGACCATGTGCTCGCGGGCAACACGGTCCCGACGCGCAAGCCCGGCCCGCGTCTGCTGCCGTGGAGCACGCCGCCGAACGCCTACGAGGTTCCGGTCTCGCCGGTCGGCAACGGCCTGGTGATCCGGGCCCAGGCCTACCGCACATCCACCGGCATCGTCGGCAGCGGCCTGTTCTGGCTGGTCTGCACCTTGAGCGTGCTGACGGCCTGGATGCTGATCGCCACCTGGCGCCACACCCGGCGCCGCGTGCAGGCGCAGCAGGCGCTGGTGTCCGAGACCAATTTCCGCCGCGCGATGGAGAACTCGATGCTGACCGGCATGCGCGCGCTCGACATGCGCGGCCGGATCACCTACGTGAACGCGGCGTTCTGCCAGATGACCGGCTGGAACGACGCCGATCTGGTGGGGCGCAACGCGCCGTTCCCGTACTGGCCCGAAGCCGATCTGGAATCGCTCGCGGCACGGCTCGACGACGAGATCAACGGACGCACGATCCCGGGTGGATTCCAGGTGCGGGTCAAGCGCAGCGACGGCTCGCTGTTCGACGCGCGCATGTACACCTCGCCGCTGATCGACGCGCGCGGCCAGCAGACCGGCTGGATGACGTCGATGACCGACATCACCGAGCCGAACCGGATCCGCGACCAGCTCGCGGCCTCGTACGAGCGCTTCACGACCGTGCTCGAGGCGCTCGACGCGTCGGTTTCGGTGGCGCCGCTCGGGAGCAAGGAACTGCTGTTCGCGAACAAGCTGTACCGGTTCTGGTTCGGCTCGAACACCGTCGGGCATCTGCAGCTGCTGGCGCAGGCCGGCGCGGTCGCGGCCAGCCATTCGGGCGGCGACGACGCCGAGGACGACGTCGACATGTACATGGGCCTGCCGACCGAAACGCTGACCGCCGGCCAACCGGGCCATTCCGAGGTGCTGCTGCCCGAGCTCGGACGCTGGCTCGAGGTGCGCTCGCGCTATCTCACCTGGGTCGACGGCCGGCTCGCGCAACTGGTGATCGCGACCGACATCACCGCCAGGCGCCATGCCGAGGAGCAGGCTGCGTCGCAGGCCGAACGCGCGCAGACGGCGAGCCGGCTGATCACGATGGGCGAGATGGCGTCCAGCGTCGCGCACGAGCTGAACCAGCCGCTGACCGCGATCAACAACTACTGCAACGGCATGATCTCGCGCCTGAACGCCCAGCAGATCTCCGACGACGAGCTGCTCGCCGCGCTGGACAAGACCGCGCGCCAGGCGCAGCGCGCGGGCCAGGTGATCCAGCGGATACGCTCGTTCGTCAAGCGCAGCGAGCCGAACCGGACGCTGGCCGACGTCGGCGTGCTGGTGAACGAATCGGTCGAGCTCGCCGGCATCGAACTGCGCCGGCGCAACGTGCGGCTGAACCACTATGTCGCCGCGCGGCTGCCGCGCATCCTCGTCGATCCGATCCTGATCGAGCAGGTGCTGGTGAACCTGCTGAAGAACGCGGCCGAATCGATCGAAACGTCCGAGCGGCCCGCGGCGCAGCGCAGCGTGGAACTGCGCGTCGTGCCGCGCGATCGCGACGCGCAGCCGGTCATCGAGTTCTCGGTGCTCGACTCGGGCAAGGGCCTCACGCCCGAGGTGATGGAGCGGCTGTACGAAGCGTTTTTCTCGACCAAGCCGGAAGGCATGGGTATCGGCCTGTCCCTGTGCCGCAGCATCGTCGAATCGCACCAGGGCCGGATGCAGGCGGAGAACATCTACAATGGCGACGAAATCACGGGCTGTCGCTTCTCCTTCTGGCTGCCGCTGACCGGCCCTGACGAGAGCACTAGCGATTCAATAGCAACGGCGCCGAGCGCCAAGGTAGCTGCATGA